A DNA window from Arachis hypogaea cultivar Tifrunner chromosome 18, arahy.Tifrunner.gnm2.J5K5, whole genome shotgun sequence contains the following coding sequences:
- the LOC112771792 gene encoding uncharacterized protein — MRAMAGGEKTPCLEAAVVLATGSAAVMYGRARRREFGSRTGERDLRLGWESNHRVQPPFVSPALPSPELPPSKRDSCRRRCRCRRRELPLCDSGRREWFRDFWDRRRSLWLFLPSPENPAVAGV; from the exons ATGCGAGCCATGGCCGGAGGGGAGAAGACGCCGTGTCTGGAAGCCGCCGTCGTCCTCGCCACAGGGTCAGCCGCTGTCATGTATGGCAGAGCCAGAAGAAGAGAGTTCGGGAGCAGAACAGGCGAGAGAGATCTGAGGCTGGGTTGGGAGTCCAACCACCGCGTCCAGCCGCCGTTTGTGTCGCCGGCGCTGCCTTCGCCGGAGCTGCCACCGTCAAAAAGGGATTCATGCCGCCGCAGGTGTCGCTGCCGGAGAAGGGAGCTGCCTCTCTGTGACTCCGGCCGCCGGGAGTGGTTCCGTGACTTCTGGGACCGCCGCCGAAGCCTCTGGCTGTTTCTGCCGTCACCGGAGAATCCTGCCG TCGCCGGAGTCTGA